From one Sus scrofa isolate TJ Tabasco breed Duroc chromosome 9, Sscrofa11.1, whole genome shotgun sequence genomic stretch:
- the LOC100625357 gene encoding olfactory receptor 958-like, with product MEITNCTLVKEFILLGIPRTEGQENVLFVVFWIFYLCTLLGNLLILVAVMFDSHLHTPVYFFLCNLSVLDIGFSSVSTPKMLANLLVKDQVISLGGCMSQVFFYHFLGSTECLLYTVMAYDRFAAICHPLCYTILVSHRACALLAADTWITSSFHATILTTLTFQLPYCGSNEVDYFFCDIFPVVSLACGNALIIETVSFTNIGLVPMTCFLLILISYIRVTIAVLKMHSAEGRHKAVSACASHLSVVTLFFGPCALIYTQPYLSEVLVTPVQIFGNVVTPMLNPTIYTLRNKDVKEALKKLAGGQTVSAEGH from the coding sequence ATGGAGATAACAAACTGCACTTTGGTTAAAGAGTTCATCCTGTTGGGCATCCCACGCACAGAGGGGCAGGAAAATGTGCTCTTCGTTGTCTTCTGGATCTTTTACCTCTGCACTCTGCTAGGAAACTTACTCATCCTGGTAGCTGTGATGTTTGATTCCCATCTCCACACCCctgtgtatttctttctctgtaaccTCTCTGTGCTGGACATCGGTTTTTCTTCAGTGAGCACCCCAAAAATGTTGGCCAACCTGCTGGTGAAGGACCAAGTCATCTCCCTGGGTGGCTGCATGTCCCAGGTCTTCTTTTACCACTTCCTCGGCAGCACTGAGTGCCTGCTCTACACGGTGATGGCATATGACCGATTTGCTGCCATCTGCCATCCATTGTGTTACACCATCCTCGTGAGCCATCGGGCATGTGCCCTGCTGGCTGCTGACACCTGGATTACTAGCTCTTTTCATGCCACAATTCTCACTACGCTGACCTTCCAATTGCCATACTGTGGGTCTAACGAGGTAGACTATTTCTTTTGTGACATCTTTCCTGTTGTCAGTTTGGCCTGTGGTAATGCCCTCATCATTGAGACAGTGAGCTTCACCAACATTGGCCTTGTGCCCATGACATGCTTCCTCCTCATCCTTATCTCCTACATCCGCGTCACCATTGCAGTCTTAAAGATGCACTCTGCAGAGGGGAGACACAAGGCAGTGTCAGCCTGTGCTTCCCACCTCTCAGTGGTTACACTGTTCTTCGGGCCCTGTGCCCTCATCTATACCCAGCCATATCTGAGCGAGGTGCTGGTAACCCCAGTGCAAATCTTTGGCAATGTAGttacccccatgctgaaccccacAATCTACACTCTAAGAAACAAAGACGTCAAGGAAGCCCTGAAGAAACTGGCTGGTGGCCAGACTGTTTCAGCAGAAGGTCACTAG
- the LOC100625454 gene encoding putative olfactory receptor 10D3: MKNCSVVTEFVLLGIPHTEGLETVLFILFLPFYACTLLGNLSILVAVLSSTRLHTPMYFFLGNVSVFDMSFSSVTCPKMLLYLMGLSPLISYQDCASQLFFFHFLGSAECFLFTVMAYDRFTAICYPLQYMVIMNPRICVALAVGTLLLGCIHSSVLTLLTFTLPYCGPNEVDHFFCDIPALLPLASADTSLAQRVSFTNVGLVSLVCFLLILMSYTRITISILRIQSTEGRRRAVSMCSAHLMAILCAYGPIITVYLQPTPNPMLGTVVQILMNLVGPMLNPLIYTLRNKEVKTALKKILHRTNHIPEI; this comes from the coding sequence ATGAAGAACTGCTCGGTGGTGACTGAGTTCGTCCTATTGGGAATCCCACACACAGAGGGACTGGAGACTGTACTTTTCATCTTGTTCTTGCCCTTCTATGCCTGCACCCTGCTGGGAAATTTGTCTATCCTTGTGGCTGTTCTTTCTTCTACTCGCCTTCACACACcaatgtatttcttcctgggGAACGTTTCTGTGTTTGACATGAGTTTCTCCTCTGTGACTTGTCCTAAAATGCTGCTCTATCTCATGGGGCTGAGCCCACTCATTTCCTACCAGGACTGTGCCTCCCAGCTCTTCTTCTTCCACTTTCTTGGCAGCGCTGAGTGCTTCTTGTTTaccgtgatggcctatgaccgcttcaCTGCCATCTGTTACCCTCTGCAGTACATGGTCATCATGAACCCTAGAATctgtgtggctttggctgtgggcACATTGCTGTTAGGATGCATCCATTCCAGTGTCCTCACATTGCTCACCTTCACCTTGCCGTATTGTGGTCCCAATGAAGTGGATCACTTCTTTTGTGATATCCCAGCACTCTTACCCTTGGCCAGTGCTGATACATCCTTGGCCCAGCGGGTGAGCTTCACCAATGTTGGCCTAGTATCTCTCGTCTGCTTTCTCCTAATTCTTATGTCCTACACTCGAATCACAATCTCTATCCTGCGTATTCAATCAACTGAGGGCCGTCGCCGAGCCGTCTCTATGTGCAGTGCCCACCTCATGGCCATCCTCTGTGCCTATGGGCCCATCATTACTGtctatctgcagcctacacctaaCCCCATGCTGGGAACTGTAGTTCAGATTCTGATGAATCTTGTAGGACCAATGCTGAACCCTTTGATCTATACCTTGaggaataaagaagtaaa